In Deltaproteobacteria bacterium, the sequence CGGGCAGGCTCGCGAAGCCGGTGTCGTCGGTCGGCACCATGCGACGCCCCGACTCGGACAGCCACGCCCGCGCGACGTTGCGGGCGATCGTGCAGTACCACGCCAGCACGGCCGCACCGGCATCGGGCGCGGGTGGCTCGAAGCGGGTGCGCGCGAGGTGGGCCCGCATCATCGTGACCTGCAGCAGATCCTCGACGCTTGCGCCGACGTCGGCGACCCCGCGAATCGCCGCGCGCACCCGCGGGGCCACGATGCGGTGCAGCTCGACGAAGGCTGCGGGGTCGTCATCCGCGTAGCGGCGCATGAGCGCCGCGAGCTGACGGATCTCGCCCTCGGCCGTCACGACGAACCCACCGCGCCAGGACTGTGCGCCGCCACGGACACAGTCTGCCATGCCCGCCGCAGTCATGGGCCCCTCGCGTCGTGCGTGCGCACCACGCCTCCCCAACTGCCCTGGGCACCCGATCGTTACGGCGAGCGCTCAGTTCAGCATCGAGCGGGGGTAGCGGCCGCTGTCGTGCAGCTCGTTGCAGATGTTCTGGCTGCACTCCAACAGCCACTGCGCCCGCAGGTCGGCGGTCTCGGCGTCGAGGCAGCGCTGCTGCACCTCGAGCACCGGCGAGCGCGCGCGGCCGTCGACGTTGGTCGGCATGCAGCCGAAGGTCGGCATCACGGCCGCGATCGCATACAAGAGCACCCGCGCGTCGGGGATCATCAGCACCGAGTTCAGCAGCTGCTGGTCGTCGGTCGGCAGCGACTTGGAGATGCGCTCGAGCTGGGCCTTCAGCACCTCGACGCGGTCGTCGTCGTCGGGTGATTCCTCCGGCAGCAGCTCCACCTGCAGCTGGCGGAAGCGGGTCACGCACGACAGCTCCTCGAGCGCGCGCACGCGGCGGACGCCCTCGAGGCGGATGAAGCGACGCCCGTCCGGCAGCCGCTGGTGCGACAGCAGTCGACCGATGCCGAACACCGGCTCGACCTCGCAGCGCCCCTCGTAGTTGCGCTCGAAGCCGGGCCGCAGCAGCGGTACGCCGACGTGGCGGTGGTGCGCGATCACGTGGTCCACGAGATCGACATAGCGGGGCTCGAAGACGTTGAGCGGAAGCACGATGCCCGGCAACAGCACCACGTTCGGCAGCGGAAAGATCGGCAGCGCCGTCAAGACATCTTCCGCGAGTTCGACATCGTCGAGCATGAGGGGCGCCCGACCGGAAGGTTAGTCGACAACCCCCGACCTGGCGATAGCCGACCGCTTCGAAAGCTGCGCGCCAGCGGTCCCACCGCCCGACACGGCCCCGGCGAGAACGATGTTCACGGCGCCTCGCGATCGCGCAGCCGCGGCCGCGCGCACCGCCGGCTTGCGCATCGGCATTGCTTTGTCATCCTGGGAGTCGAGGCGGACGCACGTGCCGCCCCCCTTGCCGTCACGTCACGTCAGCTCGCGCGCGGCATCAGCCGATCGCGGAGTTCGGCGCGATCGCGGAACTCGCCGCGGAACGACGCCGTGACGACCTCGGCGTCGTGGCGGGTCTCGGGGATCCGCAGGCACGCGTGCTGGCCCACCATGATGCACGCGGCGCCGCGCGCCTGCAGGTGGGTCATGATCGCGTCGACGATGTCGTTGCCGGCGCGCTCCTGTAGCGTCAGCCGGGCGGTGAAGCACCGCACCAGCTCGCCGAGGCGACCGAACCCCACCAGCTTGTCACCCGGGAGGTACGCGATGGTGGCGCGTCCGATGTAAGGCAGCAGATGGTGCGGGCACATGCCGGCGAACGGCAGGTCGCGGACCACGACCATCTCGGTCGGGGCCTCGCCTTCGACCGGATGGCCGAGGATGACCGCCGGATCGAGCCGGTTGCCGCCGAGGAACGCGTCGCACCACAGCCGCGCCACGCGGTCGGGCGTGTCGGCGAAGTCCTTGGCCGCGAGATCGGCCCCGGCCGCCCGCAGCAGGGCAGCGACCGCCGCCGCGAGCGCGTCGCGATCGCCCGCGGCCGCGGTAGTCACGGCGTCGCCTCGCCCTCGAGCATGTCGGCCGAGGGCTCGTCGAACAACTGAGCATCGAGCTCGCGTGCGCGCCAGGCCAGCCGGAAGCTGCGCGGCAGCTCGGCGAGCGGCGCGAGGCGATCGCAGGTCTCGCACGCGACCTCGCCGGTGGGCGGCACACAGGCGTGGCAGACCTTCAGCAGCAGCCCGGTCTGATCGAGATCGGCGCGCAGTCGCTGCAGGATCTCCAGCTTGCGCTCGAGCCGCTCGACGTGGGACTGCATCAGCTGCTCGAGCCGTCGCATGGCCTCGCGATCGCCGTCGCCCTGGCTGCGCACGTCGAGGAACTCGGTGACCTCCTCGAGGGTCCAGCCGGCCTCGCGCAGGGCGATGATGAAGCGCAGTCGCTCGAGCTGGGCTGCCTGGAACAGCCGATGGCCGCCGCTGGTGCGGGCTGCTCGCAGCAGCCCCTCGCGCTCGTAGTACCGCACGGTCCGCGGCGTGCAGCCGCTGCCGTCGATCATGTCCTTGAGCGTCAGTGGCTTGGCTCGCACGGGCCCCCACGCTGGCCCAGCCGCCGCCATGCTGTCAACCGGCCGCCCGCGCCGCCGGCGGTGGGCGGCGGTCGCCGCGAGCGACGGTGAGGCCTCGACGACGCCGCGCCCGGGAAACTTGCTACCGTCACGAACGCCCGCGCATGACGACGCCGTCACACGCCGCAGTCGCCCTGGTCACCGGCTCCGCACGGCGGGTGGGTGCCGTGATCGCCGGCGCGCTGGTCGACGCCGGCTATCGCGTGTGGCTCCACCACCACCACTCCCCCCGCGAGGCCGAGGCGCTGGCCCACGAGCTGCGCGCGCGCGCGGGCGAGCAGGCGGTGATCGACGTGCTGGTGGCCGACCTGGCCGATGCCAGCCAGCGACGCGCACTGGCCGAGCGCGTGTGCGCGTGGGACGAGGGCCGCCTCGATCTACTGGTCAACAACGCCGCGAGCTTCGAGCACGGTCGCTTCGTCGATCGCGACGACGACGACCTGCGACGCGTGCTCGAGGTCAACCTCGTGGCGCCGCTGTCGCTGGTGCGCAGCTTGGTGCCGGCGCTCGAACAGGCCGGTGGCAACGTCGTGAACATCGTCGACGTCGCGGGCATGCATCCGCTGGGCGGGCACGTCGACCACGGAATCGCAAAGGCGGCGCTCGACTTCGCGACCCGGGCGCTGGCGGTCGAGCTCGCACCGATTCGCTTCAACGCGATCGCCCCCGGCACGGTGGCCTGGCCGACCGACGAGCGGCACGCCCCCGGCAGCTCGGTGCGCGCGGCCATCCTGCGGCAGATCCCGCTCGGTCGCATCGGCGGGCCCGACGACGTCGCCGAGGCCGTCCTCTACCTGGCGCGCGCCAGCTGGGTGACCGGCACGCGTCTGGTGGTCGACGGCGGCCGCGTGGCGGCCATCGGGGCCGATCGCCTGTGAGCGGTCACACCCCCCGTTGCAGGCGACGCTGCGGGACCTGCGGGTGTGGGGGTTGACCGCGAGCGCCCCCCTCTCCTATATGTGCCTCCCTTCGATGACGACGCCCGAGACGCAAACGCCGGCCACCCCCACGGTCACGACCGTCGACCGCAACCAGTACGAGCCCGTGCAAGGTCGTCCGCTGGAGGTGAAGGTCGACGACCGCGGCGTCGAGCGAGCGATCCGCAAGCTGCGGCGCCTCATGGCGAGCGAGGGCGTGCTGCGCGAGATCAAGCGCCGCCGTCACTACGAGAAGCCGAGCGTGAAGAGCAAGCGGAAGCTCCGCGAGGCCGAGCGCCGCCGCAAGCGACGCGAGCGCAAGAAGCAGCACATGGACGCCCGGGCGTAGCTCGCCCCGATCGCACCCGCACGGCCCTGCCGCGGTGCGTGATAGTCTCGGCACCATGTCGCGTCGCGTCGTGGTGCCCCGCGTCTCCGAAGGCTCGGTGTCGTTGCCGGACAGCCCGAGCACGCACCTGTTCGAGCCGCCGCAGCTCGCCGCGCTGCGCATCGCGTTCGGCGT encodes:
- a CDS encoding GTP cyclohydrolase I, with product MTTAAAGDRDALAAAVAALLRAAGADLAAKDFADTPDRVARLWCDAFLGGNRLDPAVILGHPVEGEAPTEMVVVRDLPFAGMCPHHLLPYIGRATIAYLPGDKLVGFGRLGELVRCFTARLTLQERAGNDIVDAIMTHLQARGAACIMVGQHACLRIPETRHDAEVVTASFRGEFRDRAELRDRLMPRAS
- a CDS encoding MerR family transcriptional regulator, translated to MRAKPLTLKDMIDGSGCTPRTVRYYEREGLLRAARTSGGHRLFQAAQLERLRFIIALREAGWTLEEVTEFLDVRSQGDGDREAMRRLEQLMQSHVERLERKLEILQRLRADLDQTGLLLKVCHACVPPTGEVACETCDRLAPLAELPRSFRLAWRARELDAQLFDEPSADMLEGEATP
- the rpsU gene encoding 30S ribosomal protein S21; translation: MTTPETQTPATPTVTTVDRNQYEPVQGRPLEVKVDDRGVERAIRKLRRLMASEGVLREIKRRRHYEKPSVKSKRKLREAERRRKRRERKKQHMDARA
- a CDS encoding SDR family oxidoreductase encodes the protein MTTPSHAAVALVTGSARRVGAVIAGALVDAGYRVWLHHHHSPREAEALAHELRARAGEQAVIDVLVADLADASQRRALAERVCAWDEGRLDLLVNNAASFEHGRFVDRDDDDLRRVLEVNLVAPLSLVRSLVPALEQAGGNVVNIVDVAGMHPLGGHVDHGIAKAALDFATRALAVELAPIRFNAIAPGTVAWPTDERHAPGSSVRAAILRQIPLGRIGGPDDVAEAVLYLARASWVTGTRLVVDGGRVAAIGADRL
- a CDS encoding LON peptidase substrate-binding domain-containing protein, with the protein product MLDDVELAEDVLTALPIFPLPNVVLLPGIVLPLNVFEPRYVDLVDHVIAHHRHVGVPLLRPGFERNYEGRCEVEPVFGIGRLLSHQRLPDGRRFIRLEGVRRVRALEELSCVTRFRQLQVELLPEESPDDDDRVEVLKAQLERISKSLPTDDQQLLNSVLMIPDARVLLYAIAAVMPTFGCMPTNVDGRARSPVLEVQQRCLDAETADLRAQWLLECSQNICNELHDSGRYPRSMLN
- a CDS encoding RNA polymerase sigma factor, with the protein product MADCVRGGAQSWRGGFVVTAEGEIRQLAALMRRYADDDPAAFVELHRIVAPRVRAAIRGVADVGASVEDLLQVTMMRAHLARTRFEPPAPDAGAAVLAWYCTIARNVARAWLSESGRRMVPTDDTGFASLPALGDPEQDRIEADGRSAAIDTLDDALAQLPAGQRELITLHKLQGMSFRDIAARLGVRETAARVRAHRAYRALARLLGVATKGDVT